A single Scleropages formosus chromosome 4, fSclFor1.1, whole genome shotgun sequence DNA region contains:
- the drd2b gene encoding dopamine receptor D2b, whose translation MDFLTEYTYNDSYYGNRTNGLNNTECEPRHPYNYYAMLLTLLIFVIVFGNVLVCMAVSREKALQTTTNYLIVSLAVADLLVATLVMPWVVYLEVVGEWRFSKIHCDIFVTLDVMMCTASILNLCAISIDRYTAVAMPILYNTRYSSKRRVTVMISVVWVLSFAISCPLLFGLNNTATRDEAQCVIANPAFVVYSSIVSFYVPFIITLLVYVQIYVVLRKRRKRVNTKRSSHAADAEASAAVKLQEKCTHPEDVKLCTMIVKSNGGLSIKKKKVILIQEAAQPAADMEMDPMTSTSPPEKKQAPTGGSQQLCMPTPSNQCQSSPPPSPAESRLNGEKNGHAKDVLVPRATKAFETQALPSGKTRTTVKALSKRKISQQKEKKATQMLAIVLGVFIICWLPFFITHILNTHCTNCRVPAEMYNAFTWLGYVNSAVNPIIYTTFNIEFRKAFIKILHC comes from the exons ATGGATTTCCTCACAGAGTACACCTACAATGACTCCTACTATGGCAACAGGACAAATGGGCTCAACAACACAGAATGTGAGCCAAGGCATCCGTACAACTACTACGCTATGCTACTCACGCTGCTCATCTTTGTTATCGTCTTTGGAAACGTGTTGGTTTGCATGGCTGTATCCAGGGAAAAGGCCCTGCAGACCACCACCAACTACCTTATTGTGAGCTTGGCTGTGGCAGATCTGCTGGTGGCCACACTTGTCATGCCCTGGGTGGTCTATCTGGAG GTGGTCGGGGAGTGGCGCTTCAGCAAAATACACTGTGACATATTTGTCACCCTGGATGTCATGATGTGTACTGCAAGCATCCTTAATCTGTGTGCCATTAGTATTGACAG GTATACAGCTGTCGCCATGCCTATATTGTATAACACCCGCTACAGCTCCAAGAGACGGGTCACAGTAATGATCTCTGTGGTCTGGGTTCTCTCCTTTGCAATATCCTGCCCCCTGTTGTTTGGCCTGAACAACACAG CCACTCGCGACGAGGCCCAGTGTGTGATTGCGAACCCTGCCTTCGTTGTGTACTCCTCCATCGTGTCCTTCTACGTTCCCTTCATTATCACACTGCTGGTATACGTGCAGATCTACGTGGTGCTCCGGAAACGGCGCAAACGCGTCAACACCAAGCGCAGCTCCCATGCGGCCGATGCAGAAGCCAGCGCTGCCGTGAAG CTCCAGGAAAAGTGCACCCACCCTGAGGATGTGAAGCTCTGTACCATGATTGTCAAGTCCAATGGAGGCCTTTCtattaagaaaaagaaagtg ATTCTAATCCAGGAGGCTGCCCAGCCTGCAGCTGACATGGAAATGGACCCGATGACAAGCACCAGCCCCCCAGAGAAGAAGCAGGCACCCACCGGTGGTAGCCAACAGCTTTGTATGCCCACCCCTTCCAACCAGTGCCAGAgctccccacccccttccccagcTGAGAGTCGGCTCAACGGTGAGAAGAATGGCCACGCTAAGGATGTTCTCGTTCCCAGAGCCACTAAGGCCTTTGAGACCCAGGCACTTCCTAGTGGGAAGACCCGTACCACTGTCAAGGCCCTGAGCAAGAGGAAGATCTCAcagcagaaggaaaagaaagccACTCAAATGTTGGCTATTGTCTTAG GGGTTTTTATCATCTGCTGGTTACCCTTCTTCATTACTCACATtttgaacacacactgcactaaCTGCCGCGTCCCAGCAGAGATGTACAACGCCTTCACATGGCTGGGCTACGTCAACAGCGCCGTGAACCCAATTATATACACCACTTTCAATATCGAGTTCAGGAAggctttcattaaaatattacactgcTGA